From a region of the Candidatus Hydrogenedentota bacterium genome:
- a CDS encoding DUF1569 domain-containing protein — protein sequence MPRTDRQFVDDLTRRLSALRPDTPPRWGRMTAPQMLAHCTHAVRYSLGKEGVSPREWNPFLQAIARPVVLSGLLSMPRNAKAPRIFEPGEGVADATALSIELNEFVDRCGQPGFAPPPHPYFGDLGASGWSRLHALHMDHHARQFGV from the coding sequence ATGCCCAGAACCGATCGGCAGTTCGTGGACGACCTGACGAGACGCCTCAGCGCTTTGCGTCCTGACACGCCTCCGCGTTGGGGCCGAATGACTGCTCCACAAATGCTGGCCCACTGCACGCATGCCGTTCGGTACTCTCTTGGCAAAGAAGGCGTATCGCCCCGCGAATGGAATCCCTTCCTTCAAGCCATTGCGAGGCCCGTGGTCCTGAGCGGCCTGTTGTCTATGCCCAGGAACGCGAAAGCGCCTCGAATCTTCGAACCCGGCGAAGGTGTTGCCGATGCCACCGCGCTTTCAATCGAACTCAACGAGTTCGTTGATCGATGCGGGCAACCCGGCTTTGCCCCTCCGCCGCATCCCTACTTTGGAGACCTGGGCGCAAGCGGCTGGTCTCGTCTGCATGCCCTTCACATGGATCATCACGCGCGGCAATTTGGAGTATGA